In Paramisgurnus dabryanus chromosome 7, PD_genome_1.1, whole genome shotgun sequence, the following are encoded in one genomic region:
- the faimb gene encoding fas apoptotic inhibitory molecule b: MSGDIVGMWEVSLSDGIYRVEFEHGTTTGKRVIYINGKEVLRRDWMFKLVGRETFPVGSTDTKATISIEAINGFTYEYTLEINGKSLQTFLDNRAKISKTWLLKLGGNDCRIVLEKDTMDVWCNGQKMDTMGEFTDDGTETHFAVGNHECCIKATSSGRKRNRIVHSLLVDGTRIEEAIE; encoded by the exons ATGTCAGGAGACATTGTGGGGATGTGGGAGGTGTCACTGAGTGATGGGATTTACAGGGTTGAGTTTGAACATGGAACAACTACAGGGAAACGTGTTATTTACATTAATGGCAAG gaggTCTTGAGAAGGGACTGGATGTTCAAACTGGTAGGCAGAGAAACATTTCCTGTTGGGAGCACAGACACGAAAGCAACCATAAGCATTGAGGCAATCAATGGGTTCACTTATGAGTACACACTGGAGATCAATGGAAAAAGTCTTCAAACATTTTTGGATAATCGAGCAAAGATTTCCAAAACATGGCTGCTGAAACTGGGTGGTAATGATTGCAGGATAGTTCTGG AGAAAGACACTATGGATGTGTGGTGCAATGGGCAGAAAATGGATACCATG GGTGAATTTACAGATGATGGAACTGAGACACACTTTGCAGTTGGGAACCATGAATGCTGCATAAAAGCAACAAGCAGTGGAAGGAAACGAAACAGAATAGTTCATTCCCTTCTGGTTGATGGAACCAGGATAGAGGAGGCCATTGAGTAA